The nucleotide window TGGTAAAGTAGAGCTTGTCATCGAGGATGCGCCTCACCTTGTGAGGTTACTAATGCCTTTTGGTGGCCGAGATGATTGTGGTACCATCCGGGTAATTTGTGCGCCTAAACTGGAGGTATTGGGCCCTTTGTTACCTGTCGTCTCGAAGCTCCTAGTCTCACAGgtatcatcatcatcctcaaacctTGCATTTGGCATTGCTACACGGAGGTAATTATTTTTTTCATGTTCATTGTTTGTTTTCTTCAGGGAATAAGTTCAGCCGGCTTGGCAAACTCGGTGCACACCGTGAAGATTTTGTCTCTCAGGTGTTCTGGATATGAATTGGACGGAGTTCTTAATATCCTTAGGAGGTTCCCCTGTCTTGAGAAGCTCTATGTCGTTGTGAGTGCTCATTTTGCTTGCTTTAAAACTTCTGATTTGATTGACGTATTGTTTGTAACCGCTTTAACACAGAGACGCTTGACAAATTCTTATTATCCATTTTGTAGTTCCACAAACACAAAGAGATGGATAAGAAAATTGAGCCTCAGTATGACCGACTACATCCAATTGAATGCCTTCAAACCCATCTCAAAACAGTGGTGTTTGAAACATTCCTAGGCCATGATAAACAGCTTGAGTTTGCCAAGTTCTTTGTTTTGAATGCAAAAGTGCTAAACAAAATTGAATTTGAAGGATTTTATGGTGCCTACAACAGTGTATCGCTGGCTTATCAACACAGGCTGCTACGAGTAGAAGACAGAGCTTCTCGAGATGCTCAATTTGAATTCATGAATAGACATCGCAATACTGTGAATCATCTCCGAAAGCATATCCATGATTTGTCAGTGGCTGACCCCTTCGAACAGCCATAGACAGGGTTGATGCCTGAAGATTGCACTGTTCTTAGTCTCTTGTCCTTGTTTTTAAGACAATATTGATTCCTGAAGATCGCATCATGTTCCGCATAGACCTGCTCAATTTTCTAGCCTAAGGTTCCTCTGCAATTCAAGTAACTTATGAAGTTGCCACTGTTAAACGCTGCAAGAGATGCTTTTGGATGCAAAAACAGTGTGGAAAATTTCTGATGGGGAGGGATGCAAAAACATCACTGCTGAAAGTTGTAACTGGTGACAGCTGGTAAGTGGTAACCCCATCTGCCAAAAGTCCTACGGTCTTATCCTGTGGAATCGTTCGTGTTTTGGCTCTGCCTAAGCTGTACTAGGAACACATCCTTGTGTTGAAAACTTAATTGCCTTTTCAGTTAGTACATGGAAAAAGCAGGAGATGTTTAATTGCTGATCTGTTTTTTTAATGTGTGTGTGCATATATCATTTGCTTGATGCTTACAAAGGCTTCATTTAGCACCTGTAGGCTGGGCCCCTATGCTTATAAAGGCTTTTGCATGAAGAATTTGTCTTTTTAGTTATTACTATATACAGAAGCACAAGATGTTTGATTgctgatgtgtgtgtgtgtgtgtgtgtgtgtgtgtgtgtgtgtgtgtgtgtgtgtgtgtgagcaTTCTTAGATGCTTAGGAAGGGCAACCTGTAGGATAGGCCCCTTATGCTTTTCTAGTTAGGAGAGTTCTCTGCAATTTTCAAGTTACGCTATCAGGCTGAAGTTTTGCTAGTGATCCTCAGCAGCCCCGGTGGGGAGCCCGGGACTAAATGCTGCAATAGTCATCATCTCTCTCCAGCTGGAACATGTGATGATCTCGTCGTATTCAAAAGTTTTAGTTTACTGAAGTGAATTCAATTGCCACCTTGTACAAATTTACAAAGCAATTTTACCCTTTCCTGTTGCAAGAACCAACATTGAATTTTGCTCGAGTACCTGAACACTCATCAACTTGTTTTTCTGCATTGATGTTTgccaaaagaaaagaaaaggaaagaagaaaGAACTTGTTTTTCTGCATTGCTGACAGAGATTTAGTTTTTTATATATAGTTTTATTGTTGCTACACTAGGCTTTTGCTGGGCCGCTAACACTGAGCGTGTGGTAGCCTATTTCTTTTCTCAATGGCGTTTGACTTGGATTTTGTTGCTGGACATGTGTATTTTTCCAACAGGCTTAGAATTTGCAGGAAGCCTTGTGGCCTATTGTGGAGCTATGGTGTTTTCAGAGCACAAGTATATATAGGCCGTGTGGCTTTTGTTTCGCCCAACATTGCGTGCATCCTAAGTTTCGCAGAAGCGCAGGACATAATCCGACAATGCTCGGGACCGAAACACCACAGGCTCTGTGGTGTCAAGGTTTTTTTTTTGTTTAAAGGCTCTCTGTTGTCAAGGTTAAAACTATGGTGAGCCTTGTGATTTCTATTCCGCGCAACCTTGCCTGCCCCGCAAGGACACAAAATTTTTAAAACAGATAAGgagaaaaaaaattcagaaaatgaagccttttattttttttttgagaaaattCAGAAAAGAAAGCTGGAAATGCACTTGAAGCTTGTTTCTTGTGGCATTTTTCCTGTAAAAAAATTTACTTTGAGTTTTTTTAGAAACATTTTGAGCTTGTTTTTTTCGGCCGAAAGGCTGGGCTATTTCCGAGCCTGCGGTGCAGCTTTTGTTTCGCCAAACATTGCGTGCGCCCTAAGTTTGGCAGAAGCGCAGGACACATTCCGCAGGGTCGGAAACCGACAATGCTCGGGACCGAAACACCACAGGATCTCTGGTGTCAACGGTATATTGCGTGCAACCTTGCCTACCCCGTAATGACTCACTCTATGCATATGAAAACCGAACCGAAAAACCATACCGAAAATAAACTGAACCTAACCAATTTTATGGTTTCTGGTTTCGGTATGGTATGAACTTTTCATACCGATTTGAACtttggtttttatggtatataccgaAAAACCGAATGGTTAACCGAATAAACCAAAGCAAAAAATAAATTTATATTTCTTGAGATGAACAACCATACAAGTTGTCATTTTCTTGTACATGTGTGAAATTCCCTACTAAGCACATAATTTTTTCTTGTAACATAGTCATTTTTCTCCTTTTAAAATGCTAAGCACGTCCATAACCATCAATAGATGAATCAATGCATGCACATATACTTATATATATAGTTATATACTATCTATGTAAAAGAGTATGTACTTTGACTCATAAATTTGCAAATTATTATTACGTCCTTTTTAAATTCGCGTCAACTTTGGTTATTATGGTATATACTGAAACCATACCGAAATAATTTGGTATATACCGAAACCGAACCGTATTTTAATTTCATACCGTATTTATTAAAGTATTAATACCGTACAAACCGAAAAACCGTATAAACCGAACCATGTAAACCGAATAAACCGAACGCACAGAGTGAGTAATGACGCAAAACCTTTAAAACAGACAAGGGAAAAAGACCAGAAAATGAAGCCTTTTATTTTCTGAGAGAATTCAGAAAAGGAAGCTGGGAATGCACTTTGAGCTTGTTTCTTGTAAAAAAAATTACTAGCAAAAAGGCCTATGCATTGCAAtgggagaaaaaaaataaatCCTCTCATATCTCTAGCTGCATTAGTTGGACAAACTGTGCATGGCTGGTTCACAGGATATGAGACCAAATTCTCCGGCCGGCAATTTTATTTTTTGCCAGCTCTCTGGATCTGGGCCTTAATGCGCCGCCAGATGGGCTTTTTCCGTTGGGCAAAACGGGTGGCAAGTATAACGAAACCAAATAGCATATGTGAAATTAATTGAAGCAGGACCAAACGAAGCGGGACGAAATCAAGAATATCATCTCCCTCTAATAGTATGTATAGATATAGATTTCgagttttttttttgagaaacacTTAGAGCTTTTTTTTGGAGCAGTTTCTAGCTTGGCTAGGCTGCTGGGCTATTTCCCAGAACCTTTCTTCTGAGGTTCGAGCCGGGCTGTTTCCGAGCACATCATAAATGACCCATCCGAACATGAGCGATAAGTCGGGCTGGCCCAACAACACATATCTAATGGTGGCCCACCGGCCAGGCCCATCCGTGTCTCTAGAAGCAGCGGCAAGCTTCCACCTCCTTCTCCTGTCTTCTCCCGTCGGTCCTGCCGCTCTTTATCGGTCCACCGATCATCATCAGCAgaagacagagagagagagagagagagagagacgatgAGGGGGTGGAGAGAGGAGGTGGTGGCGCTGTCGCTGGAGGCGCACGGCCCCGGCGACGACCGGCCGGAGAAGCCGCGCCGCTACGGGGTCACGGAGATGAGGAGCCCCTGCTACACCTTCCGCCCCGCCCACCACGCGCTCCAGGTCCGCCCGCCCGCCCATTTCCTACTAGCGCTGCATGCATTTCTCAGTCGCTGTTGGGGGTCGCGACTCGCGATGCGCGAATTTGAGTCCCGCGTAGCTCGATTCCGCCGAGCTCTGTGTCGTGTGCACGCGTCCCGTTCGGAATCGGCAGTTTGCCGCTACCAAATTCAGATCGAAGCCCCGTTTGTGAAGAAGTTGGTGTGCAGAATTAGCTGAGGCATGCGGAGAAGTTGGAGTGTACGACGGTCACGGGTTCGATTTACACATCATTTTTAGTGGTTTCAGTCTGTTCAACTTGGCTGGACGACCGTTGTTGCTGAGTGGTACTTTGGTAAGAGCATATATGCTACAACTCAGATTTGCCAGCGTCTTAGGTCTATTGGCTGCGGGTGTAAGAGCATATTGGCATGTAAGGGAGAGCCACTATGAAGATGGATACGACAAATTCCGCCTGCAGTCTGCAGAGGGGATGTGGATATGTGATGGTGAAATGAGGAAATGTGGCTGTAGCATTTTGTGCTCAACTTTTTCCCTCATGTCTCCATCAACACCTCTTTGTGCAGGTTAAATTTCTTCAGAATCCCTGTTGTACCACCCTTTTGAAGGAAGAAATGCCGCGCACATTCTTAGAATGAAAGATGAACCATTCTGAATTTAGAGGAAACTCTGAAGATACAGAGATAATTATCAGGACAAAGACACATAGCTCCTTACCGGGTTCCCACTTTAATAAATCTTTGTGCCGGTTAATCATAATGCTGCTTATTTTTCACTATCTAGACATTTCTGATAGCAGATTCTCAAGCCAGCCGTATTTTATTTCAGGAAATTTTGGATAATATCGGCCCTTTTGTTGACGGTCTGAAGTTTTCCGGCGGATCTCATAGTTTGATGGGAAAGGAACTGATCAGAGAGATCACTGATTTGGCGCACAAGCATGACATGTATGTGAGCACTGGTGACTGGGCAGAGCATCTTCTGCGCCAGGGACCCTCTTCCTTCAAGCAATATGTAGAGGTATGTAGAATAGATATCTTACTGTCCTGGTTGTATGTTATGTGCGCACAAATTGTGTCTGAAGCCTGTACGTGACATAAAATGTATTGTTGCAGGAATGCAAAGAGTTGGGATTCGACACCATTGAGCTCAACGCTGGATCTCTCAAGCTCCCTGAAGAGGCTATCCTGAGACTAGTCCGCCTCATAAAGAACACTGGTCTGCGAGCCAAGCCCCTGTTTTCAGTGAAGTTCGACAGCTCTGATATCCCTGCGGCTGGTGATAGGGCGTTTGGGGCTTACATAGCTCCAGTGAAGCAGAGCTCAGGTAAGCAGAAGCACTACCGTTCCACTGTACTCATATAGTATATGCAGTGCTATTTCTCCAGTTGTACAAGTCATAACTTGGTCATTCTCAATCGTCGGTGTCTTATCCTCTGTTCTTGAAAAAAATACTGTCGGTGTCATGTTCCTCTGTGAGGCTGCGAACATAACTTCTTTCCTTTCATAAGATGGCTACATTGCACTCCCTTATTTATGTGCCTGCATTTTGTGGTGTTCGTTTGCAGAAAGAGTCGAAGACATTGACCTGCTGATCAGGAGGGCCGAGAGATGCCTGGAGGCAGGTGCAGATATGATCATGATCGACGCCGACGACGTGTGCCAGCACGCGGACTCTCTCAGGGCGGACCTCATCGCGAAGATCGTCGGCCGGCTCGGGCTGGAGAGAACCATGTTCGAGACGTCCGGTGCCAACACCTCCGAGTGGTTCGTCAAACGATACGGCCCGCGGGTACGACGCTTCCCTCACTCAATCCCTCCCTGAAACTGCAACTGCAGAATGTTTGCATGCTGTGTCTTTCGCGGTCTGATCACTGACATCGATTCACTGACGCAGGTGAACCTCTTCGCCGACCACTCCGAGGTGATGAACCTGGAGCGCCTCCGGGGCTTGGACGTGCGCAGGAGCGTCCGGCCCCTGCTCCCTTCGCCGTTCTTCCTGATGTGATGACGGCCTTCCTGAGCTCTGACATGAGCCTCAGCTGAGACCCAAGCGAGAAGTGTTGATGGAGTTGAGTTCCTACTGGCTACTGCCGTGAGTTGTGTGAAGTGTTACTGAGAACCTAAGCACTGTTGATGGAGTTGTGAGTTGTGGAGCCGAGGCAGCGTGTTGGTAGCAGGTAGCAATAAGGCGAGAACTTGTGTGTGTGCGTAAATTGTACTCGGAGCAACTAGTACAACTTGTTTCGTATGTACTCTTTCCGTTctaaaatagatgactcaactttatactaactttagtATAGAGTTAGTATAAATTTGGGTCATctatttcggaacggagggagtatgtgtgAATGTGATGATCCATGTAGAGCAAGATTGCCTGAATTGCCGAGATGAACACAAGAGAACGTGTGCCCTGGTTCCTGAGGACACGGAAACGAATACGTGCCTTAGGTCATGCATCGTGCTTCTTGGCGACGCGACGCGACTGCGTTGAATTTGCCGGTTTGCTGCGCCTGCGTCTCTCTTGCACCAAATTCCGTTTGGAGCGTCTAATCGTCAGATGCTTGAAAAACCTGTTCAACAGTCATTTTGTTTCATGACCGTCTGATCTGCATACAACCGCCCACAGTTTTATCTTTCTTCCTCTCAACCGTCTTTTTCCTCGAGCCATGATCTGACCCATCAACCGCCGGCCACCTCTCGGCTTCCTCGTTCATCAACCGCCGGCCACCTCTCGGCTTCCTCGTTCGCTAGCGTCCTACTACACTGGTGCTGTCGCTATCGTCATTCTCTCTCGCGTGTTGTTGCACTAGCGCCATCGCCAGCATCGTTTTTCTTAACCTTCTATCCCATGTCTTACTACACTCGCGTGGTCGTTGTTCCTCTCGGTCTACTCTCTCATGTCCTGTTACATTGAAGCTATCGTCTGACGTCGTTCCTCTCGGCTTCCTCGTTCACGTCCTACTACACTGGCGCATCGTCATTGTTGTTCTTTTCGGCCTCCTCCTCCGCATCCTACTACACTAACACTGTCATGGCACGCACACTGCATTTTTTCTCCGTCATCCTCTTGCCTTAATGCCCTCTTATTCGTTACTTCACACGGACTTTTCTCTGTGGCGACGACGCTAGCAACTAGTTCATCGTGCTGTCAATGGGCTCGCTGGCCCATGACTCCGTGCTCGTCATGTCGGACGCGGCGCTGCGACCACTACCCACCGCTGTGTGTTATGtgctgaaatttgagatgggctTTAGGCCCATATAGCAATTTCTGAAAATCTCTAAAGGCCCATGTGGGTTTTATTGACACTAGGTGTAGTGGGAAGTTTAGTTCCACCCCGCTAATGGAGAAGGAGTTGGAACTCTTTATAAGGGATTTTCTTCCATATGCTATTGAagcttgagaagagaagaggccctcgcgcgctcctcctccgccgcccgcctcgccacgcctcgtcacgacgggttgcgggattgagcagagccgagctcacacctacgcgcttatttttgtcagtcactaacggagagtttctgacagctgggccacgatctgagacgtcggatcgtcggctgtcacggactcggacgtgggtcgagcccacgtctctccacgcgGATGCGCCTATATAAGTGTGGGGTGTCTCCCAACCCTAGCCGTCACGATAAGATCGCATCTGCTCACGCGCATGCCCACCGTCGTTCTTTTGCTATTGCTGCCGCCGTTGACTCCTCGTCACGAcacgccgcgggttgcgggattgagccgagccaaGCTCACACCTACGCGCTTATTTTTGTCAGTCACTAACGGAGAGTTTCTGACAGCTGGGCCACGATCTGAGACGTCGGATCATGGGTTGTCACGGACTCGGACGTGGGTCgagcccacgtctctccacgcgGCTGCGCCTATATAAGTGTGGGGTGTctcccaaccctagccgccacgaTCAGATCGCATCTGCTCACGCGCACGCCCACCGTCATTCttttgctgctgctgccgccgttGACTCCATCCCGTCCGCCGCGTACACGGTCGACAGGAGAACAGGTCTCCGAAACCCCGTCCCTCCGGTTCCTGTATGGGAGAGGGACGAATAGGTTTTTGGGAAGCGACTACGCGACTGCTTGCTGttcgtctacttcctctacgtccgCGTCGCCCTCGTCATCATCATGTCCACCGACGCTGAACATGCCGCCGCCGAGAAGCTTGAGGCCGACAAGAAGGCCGTCGAGGACACCGCCACCGCCGCGGCGGCTTCTGCCTGACCCACTGGAGGGTATAACACGTTTATCCCGCTCCTCTTATTTTCATATTAGCAGTACTAGCAGTATGTATAGATTTGTCTACTGTTTGCTTAGTATGTGCATGTTTAGATCAGAGTCAGTACGTCGTCAATTCAGTCAATGCCATGCTATTGATTTATTTATGGATTAAATTAGTCGAAAAATTGCCTATTTACTCATCAATCCAAAAACCTATTATGTGTAGGAATTTTTCGGCAAGTGGCTTTGCCGCTGCACTAAAATCGGATAAGTTTATCGGTACGTATTTTAAGCGTTGGCAGACTAAGGCCACTTTATGGCTCACGGCtatgaacgtgttctgggtcaCCGGTGTCTTCACGGGAACGATTGCTCCTAAACAGGAGAAGGCGTTCAAGGAGGCCACCGCTGTGTTTCTCGCAGCAGTTCTTAGCGTGATCGGAGATAAACTGGTCGACGCATATTTACATGTGCATGTCGCCAAGGACTTGTGGGAGGCGCTCGAATCTAAGTTCGGGGCCGCCGATGCCAGGAGCGAGATGTATATTATAGAGCAGTTCCACGATTACAAGATGGTTGAAAACCGTCCTGTACTGGAGCAAGCTCATTagataatatgcattgttaaggagcttgagcttcttaAGTGTGAGTTACCGGGCAAATTTGTCGCGGGCTGCATAATCGCTAAGCTCCCTAATTCCTGGAGGGACTTTGCCACCACTCTGAAACATCAAAGGCGTGAATTCTCTGTGAAGGATGTCATTGGCCATCTGAGTGTTGAGCGGAATTCAAGGGCAAAGGACTCACACGAAAAAGGGGTCAAAGGAACTTCTGTTGCCAACATGGTTAACCAGAGGAACCATAACTCCCACAAGCCCAAGGGAAAGAACGGTGTCCAACACAATACCGactttaagaagaagggtaagaagaccttcaagaagaacaagaaggatgggggctgctttacttgtggttcggtTGAACACTGGGCAAACAAGTGCCCTAACAAGTACAAGAAAccaggacaggactccaagtctgtcaacatgattgtgggcaacaatgagaatggtgcatctgggtatggtaatttATTTACTGTTTTTTCAGTGTTTcagtccaccgattggtgggtggacacaggtgcaggtgttcatgtgtgtgctgacatttcattgttttcttcttaccaggtcACAGGCCACGGGTCCGTATTGATGGGGAATGGCGCGAGTGCTTCTGTTCATGGTATTGGCACGGTCGATTTGAAGTTTACTTCGAGAAGGATCGTGCAgctgaagaacgtgcagcatgtccccgccatcaagaagaacctcgttagtggctcccttctatgtagaGAAGGGTTTAAGTTGGGTTTCGAGTCTAATAAATGAGTTGTTAAGAAATATGGACTCTTTGTTGGAAAAGGTTATGAGAGCGGAGGGATGTTCCGCCTTTCCCTTGCAGATTTTtgtaataaagtcgtgaaccatattcattcaaatgttaatgaatctgaagtttggcattcacgtctttgtcacattagtttcggtgttatgacgcggctagacaagttggatttaatcccgagtttcaccttagccaaaggttctaagtgcctttcatgtgtgcaagctaagcaacctcgcaagcctCACAAGGCCGCGGAGGAGAGACACTTGGCACCGTTAAaactcatacattctgatctatgtgggatgaatggtgtgttgactaaaggtggaaagaaatacttcatgacattgatagatgattccactaaatattgctatgtgtatcagttaaatactaaagatgaggctctacactactttaaaatctataaggcagaagttgagaatcaacttgaaaagaaaattaaacaagtccggtcagatcgtggtggagagtacttctcgagtgagtttgattccttttgtgcggaacatggcattattcatgagaggacgcctcccgattcaccccagtcaaacggggttgccgagcggaaaaaccgtactctaactgatttcgTTAACGtcatgttagatacatcgggtttatccaaggcatggtggggggaggctatattgacagcatgtcatgtcctgaataaagttccgaCAAAGGATAATGAGATCACTCCCAATGAGAAATGGGCGAAGAGAAGGACAACACTCTCGTACTTGCAAACTTGGggctgtttggcgaaagtcaatgtgccgattcccaaaaagcgtaagcttggaccCAAGACTGTGGACTGCGTTAATTTGGGCTATGCTAAGAACagcgttggctatagatttctagtagtggaatctgaggtacctgaccagaaggtcggtacaattatgaagtctaaggatgctacattctttgaggatatttttcctatgagagatatgcaaagcacTTCTAGACAGGAATCTGAGGAGACTACCGAGCCTGCCATTTCTATGGATTATTATGAACAAACACATGGTGAAAATCCTAAGGAGGATGACGAGGAAACCCTTGGTAGAGGCAAGAGACAAAGGGCTGCAaagacctttggtgatgatttcttcgtgtacctcgtggatgatactcccacttctatttcagaagcgtatgcctctccagaagctgactactggaaggatgcggtccatagcgagatggattccatcatggATAACGGTACATGGGAGATCACTGAGCGTCCCTATGGATGCAAACCattaggatgtaagtgggtgttcaaaa belongs to Triticum urartu cultivar G1812 chromosome 7, Tu2.1, whole genome shotgun sequence and includes:
- the LOC125523390 gene encoding protein HEAT-STRESS-ASSOCIATED 32 — translated: MRGWREEVVALSLEAHGPGDDRPEKPRRYGVTEMRSPCYTFRPAHHALQEILDNIGPFVDGLKFSGGSHSLMGKELIREITDLAHKHDMYVSTGDWAEHLLRQGPSSFKQYVEECKELGFDTIELNAGSLKLPEEAILRLVRLIKNTGLRAKPLFSVKFDSSDIPAAGDRAFGAYIAPVKQSSERVEDIDLLIRRAERCLEAGADMIMIDADDVCQHADSLRADLIAKIVGRLGLERTMFETSGANTSEWFVKRYGPRVNLFADHSEVMNLERLRGLDVRRSVRPLLPSPFFLM